From the Cydia pomonella isolate Wapato2018A chromosome 11, ilCydPomo1, whole genome shotgun sequence genome, one window contains:
- the LOC133523109 gene encoding uncharacterized protein LOC133523109, whose translation MRPGGGGAGGGPSPMETETAKTSTKRRNKDVSDTEVTSCKQKMTYIRSRRGLFKDHNPIYEDLTKKEYPVLLQSASNELTHKVPMDILKVNGILKEILGVQYVKAAGNFYVKVYFGCAKDANAFLLNKPVLQENNWKATIPYDSIECQGIIRAPVDLSEETLLEDLKASCMILGVKRFTKKQDDGQFKPLPTVLVTFMASSRPDLCFSASDLINLDMAVELVKALKYVPFVRRVIFTKNVPHHQSSSAQTVVDPIRQFLIPVK comes from the coding sequence ATGAGGCCAGGAGGCGGGGGTGCGGGCGGCGGCCCCTCCCCCATGGAAACAGAAACCGCCAAAACTTCAacaaaaagaagaaataaagaTGTTTCTGATACAGAAGTCACATCATGTAAGCAAAAAATGACATACATACGAAGTCGTCGCGGTCTCTTCAAAGACCACAACCCCATATATGAAGATTTGACAAAAAAAGAGTATCCTGTACTACTACAATCTGCTTCTAATGAACTGACTCATAAAGTCCCCATGGACATCCTCAAAGTTAATGGAATATTAAAAGAGATTTTGGGGGTGCAATATGTAAAGGCGGCTGGTAACTTTTATGTTAAAGTTTATTTCGGATGTGCCAAGGATGCAAATGCATTTTTGCTAAACAAACCTGTACTACAAGAAAATAATTGGAAAGCAACAATTCCATATGACAGCATAGAGTGCCAAGGAATTATTCGTGCTCCTGTGGATCTTAGTGAGGAGACATTGCTCGAGGACTTAAAAGCGAGTTGTATGATTCTTGGTGTAAAGCGCTTTACCAAAAAACAGGACGATGGGCAATTCAAACCTCTCCCAACCGTCCTGGTTACATTTATGGCCTCGTCTAGACCCGACCTCTGCTTCAGTGCTTCAGATCTTATAAATTTGGACATGGCAGTGGAGCTTGTAAAAGCACTCAAGTATGTTCCATTTGTTCGGCGGGTCATTTTTACAAAGAATGTACCACACCATCAGTCTTCAAGTGCTCAAACTGTAGTGGACCCCATTCGGCAGTTTCTTATACCTGTAAAGTGA